The Methanomassiliicoccales archaeon genome has a segment encoding these proteins:
- a CDS encoding MBL fold metallo-hydrolase: MTDNRVEVLCPGMIRRDGQIVLEARSSVSLVSCGERHLLVDTSGPQNRKLLLQALRSRGVAPDDIEIVVMTHLHHDHLGNIDLFPKAERYAHRLESPGPTYHAVDEDSEIWKGVRLMHTPGHTRGSMSVLVEGGERYGLVGDAIPTEDNARKWVPPEHHYDRDLAMESMSRLMGEVDIIVPGHGPSFRTADYRREKG, translated from the coding sequence ATGACGGACAACAGGGTAGAAGTGCTCTGCCCGGGGATGATCCGCCGGGACGGGCAGATCGTCCTTGAAGCCAGGTCCTCCGTGAGCCTGGTCAGCTGCGGGGAACGGCACCTGCTGGTGGACACCAGCGGACCCCAGAACCGGAAGCTGCTCCTGCAAGCGCTCAGGTCCCGGGGCGTCGCCCCTGATGATATTGAGATAGTGGTCATGACCCATCTGCACCACGACCACTTGGGGAACATCGACCTGTTCCCAAAGGCCGAACGCTACGCGCACCGGTTGGAATCCCCCGGACCGACCTATCACGCCGTGGACGAGGATTCGGAGATATGGAAAGGTGTGCGTCTTATGCATACCCCGGGGCACACCAGGGGGAGCATGAGCGTGCTGGTGGAGGGCGGGGAGAGATACGGCCTGGTCGGCGACGCCATACCCACCGAGGACAACGCACGGAAATGGGTGCCCCCCGAGCACCACTATGACCGAGACCTGGCGATGGAGAGCATGTCCCGTTTGATGGGCGAGGTCGACATCATCGTGCCAGGCCACGGGCCGTCGTTCCGGACAGCGGATTACAGGAGGGAGAAAGGATGA
- a CDS encoding HAD family phosphatase: MPSNGRKYDLVAFDMDGVLVDYLSSWTWVHDRFGVSNEESVISFMDGEIDDLEFMRRDIALWLRHRPGLRLPDVETELLRLPINPGIGRTVGALQARGVRTVIISGGLDLIAGKIAREYGFDAQWSNGLAADQEGRLTGEGVLRVELCNKKKALQEAQGLFGVLPERTASIGNSSIDVSMFEGSSLGIAFNPIDEEVVRNADHVVRNADLSAVLPYLL; this comes from the coding sequence ATGCCCAGCAATGGCCGCAAGTACGACCTGGTCGCCTTCGACATGGACGGGGTGCTGGTGGACTATCTGTCCTCTTGGACCTGGGTCCACGACCGGTTCGGGGTCAGCAACGAGGAGTCGGTCATCTCCTTCATGGACGGGGAGATAGACGACCTGGAGTTCATGCGGCGGGACATCGCGCTATGGCTGAGGCACCGGCCCGGGCTGCGATTGCCGGACGTGGAGACCGAGCTCTTGCGTTTGCCGATAAACCCAGGCATCGGGCGGACCGTCGGCGCCCTGCAGGCCCGCGGAGTGCGCACGGTCATCATCAGCGGGGGGCTGGACCTCATCGCCGGCAAGATCGCCCGGGAATACGGCTTCGACGCCCAGTGGTCCAACGGGCTGGCCGCGGACCAGGAGGGGCGCTTGACCGGGGAGGGGGTGCTGCGCGTGGAGCTGTGCAACAAGAAGAAGGCGCTCCAGGAGGCCCAGGGGCTGTTCGGCGTCCTACCGGAACGAACGGCCAGCATCGGCAACAGCAGCATCGACGTCTCCATGTTCGAGGGTTCGTCGCTGGGGATCGCCTTCAATCCCATCGACGAGGAGGTGGTGCGTAACGCCGACCACGTGGTGCGTAACGCCGACCTGAGCGCGGTGCTGCCCTACCTACTTTGA
- a CDS encoding protein-L-isoaspartate O-methyltransferase: MRDEKASMVRGLKERGLITSPEVERAMLKVPRHLFLPAELKYQAYRDTPLPIGEGQTISAPHMVAMMAEALQLVPGHKVLEIGTGSGYNAAVMAELVGEEGRIITVERHPALAETAERAIKENGYRNVTVVVGDGSLGYESEAPYDRISVTCGAPDIPEPLAEQLKENGVMVIPVGWLEFQSLLRARKVHGILEKENLGSVAFVPLIGEKGHRSK; this comes from the coding sequence ATGCGGGACGAAAAGGCCTCCATGGTGAGGGGGCTGAAGGAGCGGGGCCTGATAACCTCCCCGGAAGTGGAGAGGGCCATGCTGAAGGTCCCCCGCCACCTGTTCCTGCCTGCTGAATTGAAGTATCAGGCCTACCGGGACACGCCTCTTCCAATAGGCGAAGGGCAGACCATCTCCGCGCCGCACATGGTGGCGATGATGGCCGAGGCATTGCAGCTGGTCCCCGGGCACAAGGTGCTGGAGATCGGGACCGGCTCCGGCTACAACGCCGCGGTGATGGCCGAGCTGGTCGGCGAGGAAGGACGAATCATAACCGTAGAAAGGCACCCGGCGCTGGCAGAGACGGCGGAGCGAGCCATAAAGGAGAACGGTTATCGTAACGTCACCGTGGTGGTGGGGGACGGCTCGCTAGGGTACGAGAGCGAGGCTCCCTACGACCGGATCAGCGTCACCTGCGGCGCGCCTGATATACCGGAACCATTGGCGGAACAGCTCAAGGAGAACGGTGTTATGGTCATACCGGTGGGGTGGCTGGAGTTCCAGTCCCTGCTGCGGGCGAGGAAGGTCCACGGGATCCTGGAAAAAGAGAACCTGGGCTCGGTGGCCTTCGTGCCCCTCATCGGAGAGAAAGGTCACCGTTCAAAGTAG
- a CDS encoding TraB domain-containing protein, whose translation MIILVGVAHIIDVAKPLDVLISHYSPGAVGIELDPGRYRALLDKEVKRNVPLPYRLLALMQRRMADQFDGEVGAEMLAAVDSAQRNGAQVVFVDTDAARLFDSLLRQMSFKERVLMFFSSFAGLFMSRKKVEKELQEFQENEGQYMDVLAKSYPTVKRVLIDERNEHMSKAILRAEGEHGSVLAVIGDGHVEGIRKLIAREDLVHYRLKDLQNLKLKAPTSTSEASFTFVAQA comes from the coding sequence ATGATCATCCTGGTGGGAGTGGCGCACATCATTGACGTCGCGAAGCCGCTCGACGTCCTGATAAGCCATTACTCCCCGGGGGCGGTGGGGATAGAGCTGGACCCCGGGCGCTACCGGGCCCTGCTGGACAAGGAGGTCAAACGCAACGTGCCCCTGCCCTACAGATTATTAGCGCTCATGCAAAGGCGCATGGCCGACCAGTTCGACGGGGAGGTGGGCGCGGAGATGCTGGCGGCCGTCGATTCCGCCCAGAGGAACGGGGCGCAGGTGGTGTTCGTGGACACGGACGCCGCCCGGCTGTTCGACTCGCTGCTCCGTCAGATGTCCTTCAAGGAGAGGGTCCTGATGTTCTTCTCCTCCTTCGCCGGCCTGTTCATGAGCCGCAAGAAGGTGGAGAAGGAGCTGCAGGAGTTCCAGGAGAACGAGGGGCAGTACATGGACGTGCTGGCCAAGAGCTACCCCACGGTCAAGCGCGTGCTGATCGACGAGCGCAACGAGCACATGTCCAAGGCCATACTGAGGGCGGAGGGGGAGCACGGCAGCGTGCTGGCGGTGATCGGCGACGGGCACGTGGAAGGGATACGGAAATTGATCGCCCGCGAGGACCTGGTGCACTATCGTCTGAAAGATTTGCAGAACCTGAAGCTGAAGGCTCCGACGTCCACGTCCGAGGCCTCCTTCACCTTCGTGGCGCAGGCCTGA
- a CDS encoding HVO_0476 family zinc finger protein → MSVPNAIYAECPDCGEETLHEVLKGRLGKDGDTLEGTLKCQECGRVHTAVVREAKTVKVPVIVSDQGQSRKAELELPEDDELRVEDELVLEDLPIIISSLEKGDARVNKALVKDITTIWAKRFDKVHVKISINDVHKTIPTEVIALPEEEFFIGDLMNVNRYEVVITQIKTKDATVRRGSVMAMDIVRIYARKARTTYT, encoded by the coding sequence ATGAGCGTACCCAATGCGATATACGCGGAATGCCCCGACTGCGGGGAGGAGACCCTGCACGAGGTGCTCAAGGGGCGGCTAGGCAAGGACGGGGACACCCTCGAGGGCACCCTCAAATGTCAGGAATGCGGGCGGGTGCACACCGCCGTGGTGCGCGAGGCCAAGACGGTCAAGGTGCCGGTCATCGTCAGCGACCAGGGCCAATCGAGGAAGGCGGAGCTGGAGCTGCCGGAAGACGATGAGCTGAGGGTGGAGGACGAGCTGGTGCTGGAAGACCTGCCCATCATCATAAGCTCCCTGGAGAAGGGCGACGCGCGGGTGAACAAGGCATTGGTGAAGGACATAACCACCATATGGGCCAAGCGCTTCGACAAGGTGCATGTGAAGATATCCATCAACGACGTGCACAAGACCATACCCACCGAGGTCATCGCCCTGCCGGAGGAGGAATTCTTCATCGGCGACCTGATGAACGTGAACCGCTACGAGGTGGTCATCACCCAGATCAAGACCAAGGATGCCACGGTGCGGCGGGGGTCGGTCATGGCCATGGACATCGTGAGGATATACGCCAGAAAGGCCCGCACCACCTACACGTGA
- the thyX gene encoding FAD-dependent thymidylate synthase: protein MKVVLLSYTKDAERLCAAAAHSCYSQDPASDILEVMEENKAGGYIDKVVGMGHNSVIEHASYTFSLEGVSRSLTHQLVRHRIASFSQQSQRYVSLLEPDYVVPGTIQSDPEANRVFEEAMQKAWEAYQQLVSIVPVEDARYVLPNACATNIVVTMNARELWHFFTLRTCRRAQQEIRTAAELMFKEVRQVSPSIFKDAGPACLRGKCPEGKLSCGKPRVELKFK from the coding sequence ATGAAGGTCGTCCTGCTCTCATACACCAAGGACGCGGAGCGCCTATGCGCCGCGGCCGCCCACTCCTGCTATTCCCAAGACCCGGCCAGCGACATACTGGAAGTGATGGAGGAGAACAAGGCCGGAGGCTACATCGACAAGGTTGTGGGCATGGGCCACAACTCGGTGATCGAACACGCCTCGTACACCTTCTCCTTGGAGGGTGTGTCCCGCTCCCTGACCCACCAGCTGGTCCGGCACCGCATCGCCAGCTTCTCCCAGCAGAGCCAGAGGTACGTCTCGCTGCTCGAGCCAGACTACGTCGTTCCCGGCACTATCCAATCGGACCCCGAGGCCAACCGGGTGTTCGAGGAGGCTATGCAGAAGGCCTGGGAGGCCTATCAACAGCTCGTCTCCATCGTCCCGGTGGAGGACGCCCGGTACGTCCTGCCGAACGCCTGCGCCACCAACATCGTCGTCACCATGAACGCCCGGGAGCTTTGGCACTTCTTCACGTTACGAACTTGCCGTAGGGCGCAACAGGAGATCAGGACCGCCGCCGAGCTGATGTTCAAGGAGGTCCGGCAGGTCTCCCCCAGCATCTTCAAGGACGCTGGACCGGCCTGCCTGCGGGGCAAGTGTCCAGAAGGGAAACTGAGCTGCGGCAAGCCCCGGGTGGAGCTAAAATTTAAATAA
- a CDS encoding 30S ribosomal protein S17e, with translation MGNVRPTYIKRVAIELVEKYPRAFSADFENNKVLVQRLTNVDSIMMRNRIAGYISRYWQNQEF, from the coding sequence ATGGGCAACGTCAGACCAACTTACATTAAAAGGGTGGCCATCGAACTGGTCGAGAAGTACCCCCGGGCCTTCAGCGCCGACTTCGAGAACAACAAGGTGCTGGTCCAGAGGCTCACCAATGTGGATTCTATCATGATGAGGAACCGCATCGCCGGGTACATCAGCCGGTACTGGCAGAACCAAGAGTTCTAA